From the Brachybacterium sillae genome, the window GTGCCGAGAACCGCGCCCTCCGGCAGACCCTGCGCCGCGAACTCCCCGCGGCGCAGCACGACCGGCACCTGATACGTGGTGGCACCGCGTGTGGTGCGGGCCTCCACCACCAGGTCGGCGACCAGGTGATCGCGTTCGACCTCCAGCACTGCCGCCGCCTGCAGGGTCACCTCGGGAGCTCCGGCGCCCTTCTCGGAGTACCAGCGCCGGGCCGGCAGCCAATCCCGCAACTGGGGAAGTACACGGGCGAGGAGATGATCGAGGTCGGGCAGGTCGGACAGGCGGAGTGGGGATCGGTCCATGGGTCAAGAGTAGGGCCGACCTCACCGATCATCCCCACTTGCTACCGTGACGTCGTGACCGACGGACGCCCCCCTCTCCGGACGGCCGGGACGCGGGTCGTCGCGGCGGCCGCGCTGGTGGCCGCCCCGATCCTGCTGGGCCCCACCGCACCCGCCGCCCACGCCCTGGGGGAGGACGGGCCGTTCCCGCTGCCGCTGGCGACCACGCGATTGTCCGTCGTGGACGGGGGCACCACCCGCACCTCGATCAGCGGCCTCCTCGCCGATGATGCCGAGCCGGAGCTGGTGCCCGCGTCGGCCCGCCTGGTCGTGCCGAGCTCCCTGCCGGAGGAGCGCGCCGCGGCGATCGATGTCTCCCGCGACGCCCTGACCATGTCGGTCCCCCAGGAGGGGACGTGGCGGATCGAGGACGGGTGGTTGTACTTCACCCCCGTGCTCGGATTCAGCGGGGACCCGACACCGATCGCCCTGACGGTCAAGGCCACCTCCGGCGCCTGGTCGCTCCCCACCGTCGTGCAGCCGGTGGGGGTGTTCCCCGCCGCGCATGTCATGCGGGTCTCCGGGGGGGAGCCGTTCGTGGTGGATCTGCGGCGCGCCGACCCGCAGGCGGCCCAGGGGGCCCTGCGTCTGACCCTGGACGGGCTCGCCGCCGGCGCCACCGTGACGCGGGACGGGACACGCGTGGTGGTACCGGAGGAGGGCGCGTGGACGCTGGATCGGGAGACGGCCACCGTGAGCTTCGAACCGTCCACGCTGCGGCCGATGGGCCAGCTCAGTCCCGTGCGGTACGTCTCCGAGGATGAACAGGGCCTGCCGTTGCGCTACGGGGAGATCTCCACTTCCGCCCCGGTGATCCCCGACCTCACCCGGGCCGCGCCGTACGGGCAGAGGCTCGAGTTCGAGGTGTCGGAGAGCGCCCAGTTCATCGATTTCACCACCTTGCAGTTGGTGCCGCAGGCGAGTGAGGCTCAGGCGTCACCGACCGGGGATGTGGTGACGGTGCCGGGGCAGGGGGAGTGGGCGCTGGATCGTGTCGCCGCCCGCGTCGTCTTCGTCCCGGAATCCGCGGAGGTCCGACGTGTCTCGCCGATGGGTCTGCGGGGCAGCGACGGGGCGGAGGCGGAGTCCGCCATCGCACTGCTGGAAGTCGGATACCCGGGGCTGCTGGACCGGTATGTCGCCACCCGCACAGGTCAGACCGTGGACCTCGAACCCCTCGCTGGGTCGGCGAACGTCCGGGCCGAGTCGCTGAGGTTCGATCCGGCAGGCCTCCCCTCCGGGGCGAGGATCGAGGGTGGCGGGCTGCAGGTCACCGTCCCCGGGCAGGGGGTCTGGCGGATCGACGAGGCCACCCGCTCGGCGACCTTCGACCCCGACCCCGGGTTCGCCGGGAACCCCGATCCGGTGACGGTCAGCGGCCAGGGCCTGTTCTCCGACGGTACCGCCACCGCCCGGTTGCACGTCGCCCAGGCGCCGCAGGTGCCGATCCTCCGCGACGATGTGGTGCGGGGCCCGGTCGGCACCCCGCTGTCGGTGGACCTTCTCGCCAACGACACCGCCGCCGGCGGCGACACGCCGCTGCTGCCGGACACCGTGCGTCTGCGGTCGCTGCGCGCGGCGAATGTGGAACAGCTCGAGAACGCGACAGGCACCCGGATCGTGATCCCCGAGGAGGGCACCTACACGGTCTCCCCGGACGGGCGGCTCACCTTCACCCCGGTGGAGGATTTCACCGGTCACGGGACACCGCTGGAGTACACCGTCGAGGATCGCACCGGCGGGCGGGTCACCGCGACGATCACGGTGGATGCCGACCCCTCCCTTCCGGCGGGGATGGCCTCGGAGCAGCCGGACGTGGCCGGCACCACCACGATGCTGCAGGGGGTCATGCCCGGCTCACCGATGACGTTCGCCGTCTACAGCACGGTGACCCTGATGCTGACCTTCGCCGGGGCCGTCAGTGTATGGATCGGCAACCGGATGCAGTGGGACCCGGACGAGGACTGAGCTGCCGCGGGGCAGGTCTCAATCGCATCCCTCCGGCGCGGCGACGGGCGCGGCAAGACGTTCCGCCGCCTGGTCCGCGGCCACCAGTTCCA encodes:
- a CDS encoding Ig-like domain-containing protein, whose translation is MTDGRPPLRTAGTRVVAAAALVAAPILLGPTAPAAHALGEDGPFPLPLATTRLSVVDGGTTRTSISGLLADDAEPELVPASARLVVPSSLPEERAAAIDVSRDALTMSVPQEGTWRIEDGWLYFTPVLGFSGDPTPIALTVKATSGAWSLPTVVQPVGVFPAAHVMRVSGGEPFVVDLRRADPQAAQGALRLTLDGLAAGATVTRDGTRVVVPEEGAWTLDRETATVSFEPSTLRPMGQLSPVRYVSEDEQGLPLRYGEISTSAPVIPDLTRAAPYGQRLEFEVSESAQFIDFTTLQLVPQASEAQASPTGDVVTVPGQGEWALDRVAARVVFVPESAEVRRVSPMGLRGSDGAEAESAIALLEVGYPGLLDRYVATRTGQTVDLEPLAGSANVRAESLRFDPAGLPSGARIEGGGLQVTVPGQGVWRIDEATRSATFDPDPGFAGNPDPVTVSGQGLFSDGTATARLHVAQAPQVPILRDDVVRGPVGTPLSVDLLANDTAAGGDTPLLPDTVRLRSLRAANVEQLENATGTRIVIPEEGTYTVSPDGRLTFTPVEDFTGHGTPLEYTVEDRTGGRVTATITVDADPSLPAGMASEQPDVAGTTTMLQGVMPGSPMTFAVYSTVTLMLTFAGAVSVWIGNRMQWDPDED